Genomic segment of Sebastes umbrosus isolate fSebUmb1 chromosome 19, fSebUmb1.pri, whole genome shotgun sequence:
gggtggaaaaaaaaatataatattctacaAACACGGACACATTTTACATTCCTGCTTCAGTGGAGGCTGttccatagaggcagaggaggttgacaaactatgttttgtcataaaaacacatgtGAGAAGTGACATGGGCGTAGTCATGCttgttgattttgttgttgGCACACATGTTCATATAATAGCCTGTTTCTGCAGTCACTGTGATAGATCGATCACTGTGTTATGTGTTACAGTATGTGTAGTCAGGCAGACATCCAACATCCTAGGTGCAACAAAAACTTTggtccgtgttgcaaatgcaacacatacagtaaagttcctattgttacagacGACCCCTATCCcatgtttcccctcaacccATGTCTTGtactctcattggctgtagctccctgtcaggtccagatatttagcatgctagatatctggaatgtgtctgcgacgCCACAGCGAGCCTCTCGGCTAAAATCTTTGAAAGGTTACCAGATAGCGCTTTAGCGCCAATGTGCGAGAGccaatttgcctctgatctggggcttgtcagggagctccaaaaactgctGGCAAGTAGAAAATCAGAGCTGAAGTCGTGTAGTAGTGAACTAGGCATAACATCAGTTTGCAGTCAGCTAATTAAGTCAACTTCAGCACATTACAGtttaaaaaatgcttttaacATAACACTGTCTGTCCTTTGCCTGTAAGCTTTCCATAACAAGTTTCCATAACAAGTTTGTTTACATTGTCTTTGTCCCCCATGTCAGGTCTCAGTCTGCTGGTTGCTATCAAACATGgaaactgacaaactgacaccCCCCTCCAGCGCCCAACAGTACATAATTTTCCGATTGTGCATTAAAACATAAAtctgttatttgtctttacAGCATATCCTGGACAGTTAATCGTCGCTCTGTTTGGAAAGAGCGTTCAGTTAAAGAACGAGATTGGAAAGACGATTCTCAATAACGATAACGTTGTCTCAACGTCAAACAACTTTTTCGTGGAAAAGAACAACGACTTCAAAATCATCAATACCCCTGATTTCTTTGATGAAGAATGCCCGCACCCAGACCAGCTGATTATTGACTTCATGGCACATTCTCATCCTGGCCCTGATCTGTTCATATTGGCCATAGATTCAGAAAACACCCAAGAGAAACAAGTCGAGGCTCAAATCCATAAACTTAAAGATATCTTTGGAGAAGAAATCACAGCACACATGGTTGTCACGTTACCGAACCTTGATAGCTTCCATCTTCTCCATCATCTGATGCAAAGGTTCAACATCAAGTTGACAGTCCCCAATGAAAATCTGGCCAGTGAATGTAGGAAGTGGTGCTCGCCTCTTAAGGTATTTAAGTATGACTACAAAGACTACAGTGAAGATGTTGTGAGGAGAAGAATGACAGCCTTAGACAACAGAAGGTAGAAACTTCATTAATACGTAACAGCTCTGTGACCATATACATATGAGCAGAAGTCCCACCCTATTTAGGACTAGCTTGTGTTCCtcagtgtatttttttcatagaGGGTTTCTTTCATCAGATTTTCTGAAAAGCTGAAAAGCTTTGATGACCGGTTTGATTTGAGGGTGTAGTCACCCTTTAGACTTTAACCTGTTTGCATGCAGGTTGGTTTGTTAAtgtcaatcaataaatcacCGTAGATACCCGGTCAGTGTTACATCTTGGTTCAAATGATGAGTCGCTCACAATTTATTGCCCACTCCAGACTCCCAAAAAGGCCAATTTCAGAAAACCACTATGAGAAACTTGGATGAACACAAAGTAGCCCCAAAGCAGGTTGGGATGTCTCTCTATTGCTATCATCTTATCATTTACAGTGAGTATAAACTAGTATGAACTATTTCAGACATGATGGCCACCCTCTGTATCACCATGGGAGAGAAGGTAAATATCTGGTTTTAACTCTTTTCAATTGTACTTGGTTGTAAAATGTGGACTGCCCATTGTTCTAACAGCCCATTACTCTGGAACCCCAAGAGGCCAAACAATGTCCCATTGCATCGAAAGCCCATTTTTCCAACAGCCTGTTATCCCGAAAACAAACGCCAACACCTTAGGATCCGAATATGAAAAAACAACTCTACTTCATTTCACCAATTGTTTTTGTCACAGGGCCTTACAGTCTAGTGTCAGACTAATTTATTCaatgaaaagagaagagaagctgTGTGCCACTCTTCATATTTAGGTTGAACCTCAAGTGTCTTTGTCTATGTTTTTAAATGCAACAAAGGTCACAGAGCAACAGCGAATTGAAAGCTTTTTGGCTGCACCGCAAACACAAAAGACTGTCattgagtgagtgagtgactgagtgactgagtgagtgatgaagttacacgattggttggCTGAGTGTTGGAGTTCACTCATTGGccattgctctttcaaaatgaaatcaatattatgttacgttagtgcctatttctcacctcaaatggtttcagaatcatcttgttagtgcacggtttagctgtaaaatgagaaagtttgtgacgccgccgccattgtgaaatctggtgaaggaacgccaagtaccggtcacataaccggagcacagccaataggaacgctctctcaatgaaatgacctgtgattggtcaaagtctcccatcacgggctagattttttaaagcctgaaaacagagacatgatgaggagcagaagtctagttttctctcagaacacttgaattacaatatgctgaaaggatattaaggaatttttgcccaatgatgccaaaaatatactgcctactgtcacattaacattatagacatgaccactgactatttgtgtaacaatttagccacaaattcacagactgaccatacacggtccagccatatacttggttttgaccgagtcttgttaaaAAAGGAATTGTGTATCTTTATAAACGACAGTATGTATGTTTCATCTTCACAGGTACCAACCCAATGACTCTGTTCACCTCACAACATGCCTTTGCTGAACCTGATAGAGCAGCATCACTTGATAGAGCAGCATCACCTGATAGAGCAGCATCACCTGAACATCACAATGGTATGCTTTGGAAGATGCAATACGACGCATATATCAGAATATAAAAAGATAGCAACTGTGACAAATTAAATGTCTAAATTAGTATTTTGCAGCATCGTTTTTCTAAAAGAGCATAATTCAGTGGCAAAACAATGTTGAGATATTCATGAAAGGTTATCAGCAAAGTGTACTGTCAGAGTTTTTATGTTTGGGATCTTTTGATGATTTTGTCAAAAGCATTGAAACATCTGTATCCTCCAGGTTACAGTGCCTCTGAAGTGTCGGACGACATATTCAACATTGTTCTGCTGGGACTAACTGGGACTGGGAAAAGTGCATCAGCAAACACCATCCTGGCTGCTGGGAACTCCCAGCTAGAGCCAAAGCAACGATTTAAATCTGAGTCAAGCTCCATGCCAGTCACGAAACAGTGTGAGGTCAAAATAATGGAGAAGCCATTTGGGAGGACGGTGAGAGTGGTCGACACTCCAGACTTCCTTCACGACGAACTCAGAAACTCccagacagagatagagaagTGTAAGAAGTACTGTCAGCCAGGGCGATGTGTGGTGTTACTCGTGTTACAGCTGGGCCGGTTCACGGACCGTGAGAAaggaatattaaaaaaaatggaggACAAGCTCGGCTTGGAGATCAGGGAGAGCACATTCGTGCTGCTGACCCACGGAGATGACCAAAAAGTAAATCTGCTGGCGTATATTGACACACAAAATGACCTCAAGAGCATCGTTGCACAGTGCGGTGGTCGTTATCATCTATTTAACAACTCCTCCACGAAATCTAAGCAAGTCACTGAGCTTATCAAGAAAATTCTGAATTGGCATAACGTTTTCCCaaattttggcaaaaaaaacactcctgAGTGCTGTGTATCATAGCTTGGCTATATGTGCTAATCAGTGCACATGTGCAAATGACAATGATGACAGACACATGACAATTACCGTAGCATTGTCTGTCTCACTAtggacaatttaaaaaaaggactcAAATCAATGCAGAATCAGAGGTATTGGATTTTTTATTCCgcacattcttcttccttgtcaaaacctggcgccCACataacccacaatgcaactcggcCACCGACAGTTGAATTGGAGATTCAGCCAAGCAGcttatattgataagaagtgaaagctaATTGAttcattccattgcaacatcagcagtagtagtagtagcgcaGCACTAGAGCTAcacctccgccattttggactgaaggcGACTGCTGTATTATCAaaggacgccagtaaaacgtcaaaacaaagtgccatacaaaggtaaatcaaaatgatttatattctattgtcatatttgatGCACAGACtgcacagaccatggatgtataagaggttgtgtcctgtgcgtttgccctgcgtgttagtaaatagcctacaactacattaaattctgtttatgtcatgctactagcactactagctactggccgatagccggttgtttgggaacagagacgttaatacatccaccacggtacaggcttacagcatacagcccattggtgtattataagataataaaagtgatgaattacagccaatatatccattattacagccgcatacagctagcaggaagctggttATCCGGATATGTTacatgagcgtgcagggcggtgcagtcccgtgggtctgatgcacgttcattatgccgaggaaaataactctagattcagctattagttaattttacaacttttaaggaCATCATcccagatttttttaatttagcctACTTATTCTACTgcaagtaatacacctactattgATAAGTACCTCTAcatccccacttcaaaacacccaaactatccctttaaggttgtgtctagaaggtaacccacaagtttcgaaactctcgcgagatggttatggttaggcactgaccttgaatggttacgGTTtggataggtcgttgggcagcgagtctcgcaaagTTCTTGCAAGTTTTCACAGTGTGGGTTACCTTCAAGACACAACCCTCTCTTAAAAGTACCCTACGgagttatgtttacattcaatGCATTTTCTTACTCAAAGCTTGCAAAATATCTGTATAATATATGTCGTGTTTACTAACTAGTAGTCCTCTTCTTCACTGCTTTTGTTTTCTGCGGTACAAATCATGATTGTTCAAAGGGCTCACTATggtaacaataaaatatatatattaaaatatactcAATATTCCACTCTTCCATGTTGTGTCTTGTTATTCAAAGTCTGAGTCTTGCTCTAATTGTTTTGCCAAACCCTTGTTAGTGTGTTTTGAGCCCCTAAGAGCCTGGTTAGACCAGGAAGCAGCACAATTAAATGCATTTCGAATGACAGTATTTGCAGAGCCAGTTGGTGAGCTCTGTGGTTGGCACGCTATCTTCTGACATGCTAGCCAGGAATGTGTTGGCCTCCATCTTGCCAGTAGAATTTAGTATCAGTGTTTCGCTGCACCGTTGCCACTGCTTCAGGTGCTTTGGTGGAAATAACCCTTTTTTAGATAGAGTTTTTGCTGGTCTGGTAACAAggttaaaggccctgaaaactgattttctcaatcagcttctcACTATGAGTGATGGGATCCTACGAGTACACCATTTTCTGCCAAAGTTTGAACtgttttggttatttcacatgagagatttatgtatttttttgtatgttttctttgtgccATGCTCACCTGTTTATAGTGGGTGGTGCTCAGTTCAAAAAACAAGGTCACATATTTACATGCACCAATCAGAAATGAACATGAGTTGTTGAGTCcttataaataattaataattagttAATGTTATAGAGAATAATTTGGATTTAAAACCACATtttttcagaggctttaaatgtatagtttgacattttggggaattaTTCTTGTTCTTTTTCAAAATGACTGTGGTTGGACCTATAGtatgtgtgttgtgtctgtTATTGTGCACCAGGTGTCATCCTTGTCTTAGTTTCCCCTTCCCGTCAGGGGAAGTGTCTATGTTTCCTCAGACCTATGTTCCCTCAACCTTATATTTCCTAACTATTagtacactatactacactactaTTGCTATTACTATTACTTCCTACtattactaaatgaacatcatgctgtattgaagaagacttgaaactagcggtTGAGACCataataaactcatgtttacgatgtttactgaggtaataaatcaagtgagaagtgtAGGGTCagtttctcacagacttctatacaatcagacttctttttgcaaccagaggagtcagaCTTTTAGGAACTGACAATGAAGAAGCAGGAAAATTAAGAGAAAGCCTTTCAGATGTTTTAAATACAATTCAACCTCGATGAATCAGAACCAGCGTACGTCATCACGCCCTGCGAGAATAACTAATGACAGGTTACTAGAACTAGAACTTGAAAATGCACTTCCCATTTAGTCATTTAGTCAGCGTGACATCATTGACATGTAATTGCAATTGGGCCCAAGGCTTTTCCCTTTTCACATTTGAATTAACATTTGAATATTGTCGACCATAAAACAGTTTTAgtctttgaaaatgaaatgtcatgttATTGTCTATGTATAAAAAGATACTGCTCTgctgacaaaaacatttgattcgGGAAAAAATTATCCCTCTTaaatataatacagtaaatatggCAATTACTCTGgcttctttgtattttttttgttttgtttgaactttACTCCTACACTttacactgtatatttttttttgtgaaattttttgaacattaattaattaattaatatctaAAATGATAAtgggtgtgttttttaaaaaatatatacatacatatacaaaacAGAtactgctaaatgcagtacctgtatatgtatatgtatatatatatatatatatatatatatatatatatatatatataatgcagtacctgtatatatatatacatatacaggtactgcatttagcatacatatatatatatatatatatatatatataccagagGCCTGggagtttttatatatatatatatatatatatatataccctcGTCGGGTGGTATCTGTGTCTTCTACCAGAGGCCTGGgagtttgtgtatatatatatatataaaaatggaaattaatcaTTCCACTTTTATTTCAATTGTGACTTAAATAATTCATCTAAAAATACTAAattaagcataaaaaataacataagttacaatatttatactgcatttgGCTATTGTCAAACATAAAGCAGAATGAgtctttgaaaaaatatatttttaatttattatttaattctaTCAGAGAATGCCTTTGCTAGTAgtgaaaattattattttttattattattattattattattatttaattctaTCAGAGAATGCCTATGCTAGtagtgaaaattattttttttattattattattattattattatttaattctaTCAGAGAATGCCTATGCTAGtagtgaaaattattttttttattattattattattattattatttaattctaTCAGAGAATGCCTATGCTAGtagtgaaaattattttttttattattattattattattattatttaattctaTCAGAGAATGCCTATGCTAGtagtgaaaattattttttttattattattattattattattatttaattctaTCAGAGAATGCCTATGCTAGtagtgaaaattattttttttatttttattattattattattattattatttaattctaTCAGAGAATGCCTTTGCTAGtagtgaaaattatttttttttttttattattattattattattatttaattctaTCAGAGAATGCCTATGCTAGTAgtgaaaattattatttttattattattattattattattatttaattttatcagAGAATGCCTATGCTAGTAgtgaaaattattatttttttattattattattattattattatttaattttatcagAGAATGCCTATGCTAGTAgtgaaaattattatttttatttttattattattattattattattatttaatttgatcaGAGAATGCCTATGCTAGtagtgaaaattattttttttattattattattattattattatttaatttgatcaGAGAATGCCTATGCTAGTAgtgaaaattattatttttatttttattattattattattattattatttaattctaTCAGAGAATGCCTTTGCTAGTAgtgaaaattattatttttatttttattattattattattattattatttaatttgatcaGAGAATGCCTATGCTAGTAgtgaaaattattatttttattattattattattattattattatttaattctaTCAGAGAATGCCTATGCTagaagtgaaaaatattttttaattacattttgatacAGCCAATTTACTAAAATGTGCCACACTACTCCTCGTCATCCTTTCTGTCCGGGCTCACCGTGATCACGTCAGCAGCCTGCGACAGAAGCAGCCTGCGCTCTGGTGTTGTGGCAGCGGCTGGAGGCTGGAGGCATACCGAGATGTGTGCGCCCACGGAGCGGTGTGGCTCTGCCGGCTGTCCGCGGCCGGTGACGCCTTGGTGGTGGCGGCTCCTCCTGGTGCTCCTGTTCTCCGCGTCCTGCTCGCTGCCGGCGGTCAGCGCGCTGGTGGAGGGCCTCTACTGCGGCACCGAGGTCTGCTACGATGTGCTCGGCGTCGACCGGGAGGCCGCCAAGCTGGACATCGCCCGGGCGTACCGGCAGCTGGCCCGCCGGTACCACCCGGACCGGTTCCGAGTAGATGAGCCCGGCTTGGAGGGAGAGACCCGGGAGACCGCGCACCAGAAGTTCCTGCTCATCGCCACCGCGTACGAGACGTTAAAGGTCGGTCCAAGTCTCCAAGTCTCCAAGTCTCTGTCAGAGACTACCAGAAagttctcatttacatatttcccAGCAGCCACTTATCTTTATGATCCTAATACACACTGTGTCCAATAATACCtcctataatattaatattcatgaaatGTGACCAGTATAGAACCATGTCCACTGTAATATAATGTCCATATTG
This window contains:
- the LOC119477800 gene encoding uncharacterized protein LOC119477800, yielding MYRDKHPPPYPGQLIVALFGKSVQLKNEIGKTILNNDNVVSTSNNFFVEKNNDFKIINTPDFFDEECPHPDQLIIDFMAHSHPGPDLFILAIDSENTQEKQVEAQIHKLKDIFGEEITAHMVVTLPNLDSFHLLHHLMQRFNIKLTVPNENLASECRKWCSPLKVFKYDYKDYSEDVVRRRMTALDNRRHDGHPLYHHGREGTNPMTLFTSQHAFAEPDRAASLDRAASPDRAASPEHHNGYSASEVSDDIFNIVLLGLTGTGKSASANTILAAGNSQLEPKQRFKSESSSMPVTKQCEVKIMEKPFGRTVRVVDTPDFLHDELRNSQTEIEKCKKYCQPGRCVVLLVLQLGRFTDREKGILKKMEDKLGLEIRESTFVLLTHGDDQKVNLLAYIDTQNDLKSIVAQCGGRYHLFNNSSTKSKQVTELIKKILNWHNVFPNFGKKNTPECCVS